One Deinococcus seoulensis DNA window includes the following coding sequences:
- a CDS encoding alpha-E domain-containing protein, which yields MLLLSRLAENLYWTGRYMERAENTARLLNVNYYASLESAGRVREHWRPLLELTGGEGALLERYGQVDTRTATSWLAFDLDNPSSIASSLAQARRNARGLRDRIPSEMWEALNRSYLNLCFETGGVMDRDGLYEYCVAAREASQFFFGIAFATLPRDESWSFLRSGQLLERADNTVRVLQARLDSPQDPAALGGPADPTWRALQEQRWVSVLKGASAFEAYRKSAHTGIDPRGVAGFLLFDEYFPRSLRYSAENLHDALTQIDLCHPGAHPEVLRLSRWLVARLQYARTDDILERRSPSLPELLVEINRVGAAIDAAYFQQE from the coding sequence ATGCTGCTGCTTTCACGGCTGGCCGAGAACCTGTACTGGACCGGGCGGTACATGGAACGCGCCGAGAACACCGCCCGCCTGCTGAACGTCAACTACTACGCGTCGCTGGAATCGGCCGGGCGGGTCCGTGAACACTGGCGGCCCCTGCTGGAACTCACGGGCGGCGAGGGCGCACTGCTGGAACGCTACGGGCAGGTGGATACCCGCACCGCCACGTCCTGGCTGGCCTTCGACCTGGACAACCCGTCGAGTATCGCCAGCAGTCTGGCGCAGGCCCGCCGGAACGCGCGCGGACTGCGTGACCGGATTCCCAGCGAGATGTGGGAGGCCCTGAACCGCTCGTACCTGAACCTGTGCTTCGAGACGGGCGGCGTGATGGACCGCGACGGCCTCTACGAGTACTGCGTGGCGGCGCGCGAGGCGTCCCAGTTCTTCTTCGGGATTGCCTTCGCGACCCTCCCGCGCGACGAGAGCTGGTCGTTCCTGCGCAGCGGTCAACTGCTGGAACGCGCGGACAACACCGTGCGGGTGTTGCAGGCGCGGCTGGACAGCCCGCAGGACCCGGCGGCGCTGGGCGGCCCGGCCGACCCGACGTGGCGCGCCCTGCAGGAGCAGCGCTGGGTCAGTGTGCTCAAGGGCGCCAGTGCCTTCGAGGCGTACCGCAAGTCGGCGCACACCGGCATCGATCCGCGCGGCGTGGCGGGGTTCCTGCTGTTCGACGAGTACTTTCCGCGCAGCCTGCGGTACAGCGCCGAGAACCTGCACGACGCGCTGACGCAGATCGACCTGTGCCATCCGGGCGCGCATCCGGAGGTGCTGCGCCTGTCACGCTGGCTGGTCGCGCGGCTTCAGTACGCCCGCACCGACGACATCCTGGAGCGGCGTTCGCCGTCGCTGCCGGAACTCCTGGTCGAGATCAACCGCGTGGGGGCCGCGATCGACGCGGCGTACTTCCAGCAGGAATGA